A window of Candidatus Saccharibacteria bacterium contains these coding sequences:
- a CDS encoding DNA topoisomerase IB: MTHAFITRKRSGDGFDYFQHDDRITDESLIERLNKLAIPPAWKDVQISPSPRSKIQATGYDDAGRKQAIYSQAHHKRQERLKFDRILRFASALPSVRQQIARDLKADGLHKDKVMACVVKLMDEAYFRVGNEEYARQHQHYGITTMRHKHTHFEGHSVTFHFIGKSGQEHEQTIDDKQLTDIIRQLDELPGYEIFKYYDHDGTLHDVSSRDVNDYIKLHMGEEFTAKDFRTWGGTLLAMTELAASQQASSEAERHRIVTECIKKVAERLGNTPAIARKSYVDPRIINAYMKSDAIHKVTQTVRGMRPRRYMSASERGVLELLSSVD, translated from the coding sequence ATGACACACGCTTTTATCACCAGGAAACGCAGCGGCGACGGCTTTGATTATTTTCAGCACGATGACCGCATTACCGACGAAAGCCTTATCGAACGGCTTAACAAACTCGCCATACCGCCCGCCTGGAAAGACGTTCAGATCTCCCCGTCTCCCCGCAGCAAGATCCAGGCCACCGGCTACGACGATGCCGGCCGCAAACAGGCCATCTACAGTCAGGCCCATCACAAGCGCCAGGAGCGCCTCAAATTTGACCGCATCCTGCGCTTCGCCTCTGCCCTGCCGAGCGTGCGTCAGCAGATCGCCCGCGACCTCAAGGCCGACGGCCTGCACAAGGACAAAGTGATGGCCTGCGTCGTCAAGCTGATGGACGAGGCCTACTTCCGTGTCGGCAACGAGGAATACGCCCGCCAGCACCAGCACTACGGCATCACTACCATGCGCCACAAGCATACTCATTTCGAAGGACACTCCGTCACCTTCCACTTCATCGGCAAGAGCGGGCAGGAGCACGAGCAGACCATCGACGACAAACAGCTGACCGATATCATCCGCCAGCTCGATGAGCTGCCCGGCTACGAAATCTTCAAATATTACGATCACGACGGCACTCTGCACGACGTCTCCAGCCGCGACGTCAACGACTACATCAAGCTCCACATGGGCGAAGAATTCACCGCCAAAGATTTCCGCACCTGGGGCGGCACCTTGCTAGCCATGACCGAACTGGCCGCCAGCCAACAGGCAAGCAGTGAAGCCGAACGCCACAGGATCGTCACCGAATGTATCAAGAAGGTCGCCGAGCGCCTTGGCAACACACCCGCCATCGCCCGCAAGTCATATGTCGACCCCCGTATCATCAATGCCTACATGAAATCCGATGCCATCCACAAGGTCACCCAGACCGTCCGTGGCATGCGCCCCCGCCGCTACATGAGCGCCAGCGAACGCGGCGTCCTGGAGCTCCTTAGCAGCGTTGATTAA
- a CDS encoding phosphatase PAP2 family protein, translated as MALLERLQTIMPLVRWRRLLVATACFWIPVIIFSEIATRVHERDDIRFDRSFLTWLNGFSSPGFDTFALLATQLGDSLITAVFIIGLAGVLWVKQRQRQAVFVLAAYGGAGFINFLLKHGFERDRPSLWTTLVTESSYSFPSGHAMLSSAIAFIIILLLWNTRYRWWAVVSGGLYAFIVGATRLYLGVHFPSDVVAGWCVSAAWALITYTIIFKGNFLYRRRNTGNVTKAGRRQAPHAADGVRGQDESAS; from the coding sequence ATGGCCCTACTTGAACGACTGCAAACTATCATGCCGCTGGTGCGGTGGCGCCGCCTGCTGGTGGCAACGGCCTGCTTCTGGATTCCGGTCATCATCTTTTCCGAGATTGCCACCCGGGTGCACGAACGTGATGACATCCGCTTTGACCGGTCGTTTCTGACCTGGCTGAACGGGTTCTCATCGCCCGGGTTTGATACCTTTGCCCTGCTGGCGACACAGTTGGGCGATTCTTTGATTACGGCAGTCTTCATTATCGGATTGGCTGGTGTCCTGTGGGTGAAGCAACGACAGCGCCAGGCGGTATTTGTGCTGGCGGCATACGGCGGTGCCGGCTTCATCAATTTCTTGCTGAAGCATGGTTTTGAGCGGGATCGGCCGTCGCTCTGGACTACCCTGGTGACGGAGTCGTCCTATTCGTTTCCGAGCGGGCACGCCATGCTGAGCAGTGCCATCGCCTTCATCATCATCCTGTTGCTCTGGAATACGCGCTATCGCTGGTGGGCGGTGGTGTCGGGCGGACTGTATGCATTCATCGTCGGGGCGACGCGGCTGTATCTGGGCGTACACTTCCCGTCTGATGTGGTGGCGGGGTGGTGTGTCAGTGCGGCGTGGGCATTGATTACGTACACCATCATTTTCAAAGGCAATTTTCTGTACCGGCGACGAAACACCGGGAATGTTACGAAAGCTGGGCGGCGGCAAGCCCCGCACGCCGCTGATGGCGTTCGCGGGCAAGATGAATCAGCTTCGTAA
- a CDS encoding D-alanine--D-alanine ligase, with product MHTPTKLRVGLLYGGQSPEHEVSVQSARNVYRALDTTLFEPILVAVTRTGVWQLADETSLFARDAIEEATGTPLALVPGGHGLLVGQGRTEPIAALDVVFPVLHGPHGEDGALQGLLELAGVPCVGPGILGSAVGMDKDVMKRLLREAGLPVTPSVVLRAHEQDAADPVAMLRQLGPTVYVKPANMGSSVGVGRADTPETLKAALSTAFAYDTKVLIETAASGREIECAVLGNTDPAASVLGCIAPRSGDFYSYEAKYLDENGAQFEVPARLPEAVTAAARQLAVKAYTALEAEGLARVDMFIDDAGTILINEINTLPGFTKISMYPKLWEASGLPYGELITKLIHLARERHQRRAGLAAAQLS from the coding sequence ATGCATACACCCACCAAACTGCGCGTCGGTCTGCTATACGGCGGCCAATCCCCCGAACACGAAGTTTCCGTCCAATCTGCCCGCAACGTTTACCGGGCACTCGATACCACCCTGTTTGAGCCAATCCTCGTAGCCGTCACCCGCACCGGCGTCTGGCAGCTGGCCGACGAGACCAGCCTCTTTGCCCGCGATGCCATCGAAGAAGCCACCGGCACGCCCCTGGCACTGGTACCCGGCGGTCATGGCCTACTGGTCGGCCAGGGCCGAACGGAGCCGATAGCCGCACTGGACGTAGTCTTTCCCGTCCTGCACGGCCCGCACGGCGAAGATGGCGCCCTGCAAGGCCTGCTCGAACTGGCCGGCGTGCCCTGCGTCGGTCCGGGAATACTCGGTTCGGCCGTCGGCATGGACAAGGACGTCATGAAGCGCCTGCTCCGCGAAGCTGGATTGCCGGTCACGCCAAGCGTCGTCCTGCGTGCGCACGAACAGGATGCAGCCGACCCGGTAGCCATGCTTCGCCAGCTTGGCCCGACCGTCTACGTCAAGCCGGCCAACATGGGGTCTTCCGTCGGAGTCGGCCGGGCGGACACTCCAGAGACTCTGAAGGCGGCCCTCAGCACCGCCTTCGCCTATGACACCAAAGTCCTGATTGAAACAGCCGCCTCGGGACGTGAAATCGAGTGCGCCGTCCTCGGCAACACCGACCCGGCCGCCTCCGTTCTCGGTTGCATCGCGCCACGCTCCGGCGACTTCTACAGCTACGAGGCCAAGTACCTTGACGAGAACGGCGCCCAGTTCGAAGTCCCGGCCAGACTTCCAGAAGCTGTCACCGCCGCCGCCCGCCAGCTGGCCGTCAAAGCATATACGGCACTGGAAGCCGAAGGCCTGGCCCGCGTCGACATGTTCATCGATGATGCCGGCACCATACTCATCAACGAGATCAACACACTTCCCGGCTTCACCAAGATCAGCATGTACCCGAAGCTATGGGAAGCAAGCGGCCTGCCGTACGGAGAATTAATTACGAAGCTGATTCATCTTGCCCGCGAACGCCATCAGCGGCGTGCGGGGCTTGCCGCCGCCCAGCTTTCGTAA